Within Sorangiineae bacterium MSr11367, the genomic segment CGAAGTGGCGCCGGCAGCACCCCATTGGACCTTACGTGGTCGACTTCTACTGCCACGCGGCTCGACTCGTCGTCGAGTTGGACGGTGATAGCCATGGTTCACACGAGCGGCGGCAGCACGATCTCGAACGGGATGCGTGGCTGCGAGACCAAGGGCTGCGGATTCTCCGCTTCACGAATCGTGATGTGATGCATCGCTTGGAAGGCGTTCTGGAAGTGCTTTGGCGCACTACCCTCCCCCTCCCCTGCCCTCCCCCGGAGGGGGAGGGAGACTGACGGCTCTCGCCGCCAAGGGCGAGCCGCCGCACCACGCGAAGATCCGCGGAAAGGCGCAGAAGGCGAACTGAACAGGTCAAGCAGGATATACGGTGATATCTTCTGGAGCATGGGTGCCACCGCTCCGCGAAGGTACAAGTTCGAGGACTATCTCCTCGTGGAGGAGATGAGCCCGAACGTCAAACACGAGTTCTTCGACGGAACGATCTACGCGATGGCGGGTGGGTCGCCGGATCATGCGGCGATGGCCATGAGCGTCGGAGCGCTCCTCATCGCGCAGCTGGGGGATAAGCCGTGCGGGGTCTACAGCTCGGATTTGCGTATTCGTGTCCCGGCAACGGGGCTGGGTACCTATCCAGACGTCAGCGTCATCTGCGGCAAGATCGAGCTCGACCCCGAAGACCCAAAGAAGCACACGGCAACCAATCCGACACTCCTGGTCGAGATCCTCAGCCCTACGACCGAAGAGTACGATCGGACCGACAAGCTCGCCCAATACGAGCAAATCGAGTCGCTGCAAGAAGTCGTCTTCGTCGCGCACGACACGCGTTGCATCGAGGTCGTGCGGCGCATGGACGACTCCTGGAAGCACTTCGAATACACCGAAGGCGAAGCGGAGCTCTCGTCCATCCAATGCAAGCTGCCGCTTGCGAGAGTCTACCGAGATCCTCTGGCTACGGCCTGAGGTAGCGCGTGCCGATCACGAGGTCGCGGCTCGAGCCGCAGAAGGCGAGCTGATCAGCTGTATGTGATATACGTTGCCTATGGCTGCTGTAGCTCCGAATGACTACTCGTTCGCGGACTATCTCGACGTCGAGGAAAGGAGCCCCGACGTTAAGCACGAGTTCTTCGACGGAACCATTTGGGCGATGGCGGGAGGCACC encodes:
- a CDS encoding Uma2 family endonuclease, yielding MGATAPRRYKFEDYLLVEEMSPNVKHEFFDGTIYAMAGGSPDHAAMAMSVGALLIAQLGDKPCGVYSSDLRIRVPATGLGTYPDVSVICGKIELDPEDPKKHTATNPTLLVEILSPTTEEYDRTDKLAQYEQIESLQEVVFVAHDTRCIEVVRRMDDSWKHFEYTEGEAELSSIQCKLPLARVYRDPLATA